In one window of Nakamurella sp. PAMC28650 DNA:
- the nuoL gene encoding NADH-quinone oxidoreductase subunit L encodes MSSVAWLLLLLPIAGAVVLLVGGRRLDRIGHYIGCATVILSFALGVAIFLSTTGSAAVDRIHSVQLFSWFSAGTLDVNLDLRLDPLSLTFVLLITGVGSLIHIYSIGYMAHDPQRRKFFAYLNLFVAAMLLLVLGGGFVSLYFGWEGVGLASYLLIGFWSDRPAAASAAKKAFLMNRVGDVGLALAIFLMYKEMGTTSYQGVFAAIPTVSPAVVTTIALLLLLGACGKSGQVPLQAWLPDAMEGPTPVSALIHAATMVTAGVYLIARSSPIYNLTSDGRLVVTIIGAVTLLVGCIAGCAKDDIKKVLAYSTVSQIGYMFLAVGLGSGVYALGILHLLTHGFFKAGLFLGAGSVMHGMNDDVDMRHYGGLANKMPITFWTIMAGYLALIGFPFLSGYFSKDPIIEAAFSAGGAKGALLGGAALIGAGLTAFYMTRLMIMTFFGESRWKQLKSADGRDYHPHESPKVMTIPMIVLAIGSVGAGAFLATGNRLANWLAPAVGNFEEPHPPVAKTVITIGTLVVVALGVGIAYLVVGRVPVPVTRPEKVGALVRFARADAGGNAINEALVARPGRWLGGALVFTDTRGVDGAVNGLASALGALSSRWRRWQSGFVRSYALSMLSGTFLVVAALIVVRFA; translated from the coding sequence ATCTCCAGCGTCGCCTGGCTGTTGTTGCTGCTGCCGATCGCCGGTGCGGTCGTGTTGCTGGTCGGTGGTCGGCGACTGGACCGGATCGGGCACTACATCGGTTGCGCCACCGTCATTCTCAGCTTCGCTCTCGGTGTGGCGATCTTCCTGTCCACCACCGGATCGGCCGCGGTCGACCGGATCCACTCGGTCCAGCTGTTCTCGTGGTTCAGCGCCGGCACCCTGGACGTCAACCTGGACCTCCGACTGGACCCGCTGTCGCTGACCTTCGTCCTGCTGATCACCGGTGTGGGATCGCTGATCCACATCTACTCGATCGGCTACATGGCGCACGATCCGCAACGCCGCAAGTTCTTCGCCTACCTCAACCTGTTCGTCGCGGCGATGCTGCTGCTGGTGCTCGGCGGCGGCTTCGTGTCGCTGTACTTCGGCTGGGAGGGCGTCGGTCTCGCGTCCTACCTGCTGATCGGTTTCTGGTCGGACCGGCCGGCTGCGGCCTCCGCGGCCAAGAAGGCGTTCCTGATGAACCGGGTCGGCGACGTCGGCCTGGCCCTGGCCATCTTCCTGATGTACAAGGAAATGGGAACCACCTCCTACCAGGGTGTTTTCGCCGCGATCCCGACCGTTTCCCCGGCAGTCGTGACCACCATCGCTCTGCTGTTGCTGCTCGGTGCCTGCGGCAAGTCCGGCCAGGTACCGCTGCAGGCCTGGCTTCCCGACGCGATGGAGGGCCCGACCCCGGTCTCGGCCCTGATCCACGCCGCGACCATGGTCACCGCCGGCGTCTACCTGATCGCCCGGTCGTCCCCGATCTACAACCTGACGTCCGACGGCCGCCTGGTGGTCACCATCATCGGGGCGGTGACGCTGCTGGTCGGCTGCATCGCCGGCTGCGCGAAGGACGACATCAAGAAAGTCCTTGCCTACTCGACGGTCTCGCAGATCGGATACATGTTCCTGGCCGTCGGCCTCGGCTCCGGGGTCTACGCCCTCGGCATCCTGCACCTGCTGACCCACGGGTTCTTCAAGGCCGGCCTGTTCCTCGGCGCCGGCAGCGTCATGCACGGGATGAACGACGACGTCGACATGCGTCACTACGGCGGTCTGGCCAACAAGATGCCGATCACCTTCTGGACGATCATGGCCGGATACCTTGCGCTGATCGGCTTCCCGTTCCTGTCCGGCTACTTCAGCAAGGACCCGATCATCGAGGCGGCCTTCTCGGCCGGCGGAGCCAAGGGTGCCCTGCTCGGCGGTGCCGCGCTGATCGGTGCCGGCCTGACGGCCTTCTACATGACCCGCCTGATGATCATGACCTTCTTCGGCGAGTCCCGCTGGAAGCAGTTGAAGTCCGCCGACGGGAGGGACTATCACCCGCACGAGTCGCCGAAGGTGATGACCATCCCGATGATCGTCCTGGCCATCGGGTCCGTCGGCGCGGGTGCATTCCTGGCCACCGGGAACCGGCTGGCGAACTGGCTCGCCCCGGCGGTCGGCAACTTCGAGGAGCCGCATCCGCCGGTCGCCAAGACCGTGATCACCATCGGCACCCTGGTGGTGGTCGCTCTCGGCGTCGGGATCGCGTACCTGGTCGTCGGTCGGGTGCCCGTGCCGGTCACCCGACCCGAGAAGGTCGGTGCGCTGGTGCGTTTCGCCCGTGCCGATGCCGGTGGCAACGCGATCAACGAGGCGCTGGTGGCCCGGCCCGGCCGATGGCTGGGTGGCGCTCTGGTCTTCACCGACACCCGTGGGGTGGACGGCGCGGTCAACGGTCTGGCGTCCGCGTTGGGCGCGCTGTCGAGTCGATGGCGGCGCTGGCAGAGCGGATTCGTTCGCTCGTATGCGTTGTCGATGCTCTCCGGCACCTTCCTGGTCGTCGCGGCCCTGATCGTGGTGAGGTTCGCATGA